In one Anaerolineales bacterium genomic region, the following are encoded:
- the rpoC gene encoding DNA-directed RNA polymerase subunit beta', which yields METKGLTALRISLASPETIRSWSYGEVLKPETINYRRLRPEKDGLFCEAIFGPTRDWQCYCGKYKNIRYKGIICDKCGVEVTRSSVRRERMGHIELSAPVAHVWYTRRIPSYLGLLLDISRRNLDRVLYFAQYVVTYVDEDARQKALKRLDDNIIAAEREYAGQINSKIAETKAGRDRALAEQEGLRQQINKRYDESSELDPIIKEGQHLETLITDKQGKVTKTAITFQTDTVVVEAGEKVGNEHLLRLQKVVKEKVEELERQLKDQKARELEHLKMDVERIRAEADMTMEGLRNQMEEQSGTVRDENDSLRDELVDLRPLTFMGETRYRELKTRWGQVFRADMGAEAFYDILRRLDLTKLAEELWKEVRTSKSKQKRKKATKRLKVVEAFRRSGNRPEWMVLTVLPVIPPDLRPMVQLDGGRFATSDLNDLYRRVINRNNRLKRLLELGAPDVIVRNEKRMLQEAVDSLIDNSQRGKALSRRGRRELKSLSDMLKGKKGRFRRNLLGKRVDYSGRSVIVVGPQLKLYQCGLPKGMALELYRPFVISRLVSHNYAANVKGAKRFIERNRPEVWEVLEEVIKERPVMLNRAPTLHRLGIQAFEPILIEGSAIQLHPLVTTAFNADFDGDQMAVHVPLSQKAVQEARDLMLSSRNLLKPADGEPIISPSKDMVLGVYYLTTSNDTIKHKGDGRNFADEDEVELAYNLGQLEVHSNIQVVVTTWYDEQGSRLPKVEERLVKTTVGRVIFNRILPPEIQFINRELDKGELKDLIAELYEVGGEDQTPDVADRIKEIGFTYATRSGYSIAVSDIAVPAEKKDIIERSLKEVELVQRDFRRGLLTEQEQNDRVINIWQDTTKKVEDAVKRNMDPHGNLATMANSGATKGGFGPISQLAGMRGLMADPSGRIIAHPIRSNFREGLNALEYFISTHGARKGLADTALRTADAGYLTRRLVDVAQDVIINELDCNTLEGIPIRKADDIAGQSMGTRLFGRVIAKSVLDLNTGEVLAERGELLDHDLVRKLTSAGAPEVIVRSPLTCELDHGICAACYGMDLGRGRMVEMGSAVGIVAAQSIGEPGTQLTLRTFHTGGVAAGGDITTGLPRVEELFEARRMPKGEAKVAEIAGTAHIMQSDKYSELRLVRIEHSEMVGDEYSIPEAWKVAVEDASEVAQGDVVAFLDTATIVAQHNGRARLETGENGAGAKVIVSYEVRQEAEHEIPTNARLLIKDGDHVEPGQPITEGSLNPHRILRIQGRYVAQMYLMTEVQKVYVSQGQHIHDKHFEVIIRKMTSKVQITRPGDTNYLPGDLVDLLELKKVNEELLSQGKRPARFLETLLGITKASLSTDSFLSASSFQHTIKVLAGAAIAASEDPLYGLKENVIIGKLIPAGTGFVHGRFTEKEAGEGMAHDRTEGEFEDDYTTDDFALADDIAEDDNFSVD from the coding sequence GTGGAAACTAAAGGACTGACAGCGCTTCGTATCAGCCTGGCATCCCCAGAGACTATCCGTAGTTGGTCATATGGTGAGGTGCTTAAACCCGAGACGATCAACTACCGTCGCTTGCGGCCCGAAAAAGATGGTTTATTCTGCGAAGCCATTTTTGGGCCTACCCGCGATTGGCAGTGCTACTGCGGGAAGTATAAAAACATCCGTTACAAGGGCATCATTTGTGATAAATGCGGCGTGGAAGTCACCCGATCTTCCGTACGCCGCGAACGCATGGGGCATATTGAGCTCTCTGCCCCCGTTGCCCACGTCTGGTATACCCGTCGAATTCCATCCTACCTTGGCTTGCTGCTGGATATCTCCCGCCGCAACCTCGATCGTGTGCTCTACTTCGCCCAGTATGTCGTCACCTACGTGGATGAGGACGCTCGCCAGAAGGCATTAAAGCGTCTCGATGACAATATCATTGCTGCTGAGCGGGAGTACGCTGGCCAGATCAATTCAAAGATCGCCGAAACGAAAGCCGGGCGCGACCGCGCCCTGGCCGAACAGGAAGGCTTACGCCAGCAGATCAACAAGCGTTATGACGAATCCAGCGAGCTTGACCCCATCATCAAGGAGGGTCAGCACCTGGAGACCCTGATCACTGATAAGCAAGGCAAAGTCACCAAGACCGCCATCACCTTCCAGACGGATACGGTGGTGGTGGAAGCTGGCGAAAAAGTTGGTAACGAGCATCTCCTCCGCCTGCAGAAGGTGGTGAAAGAGAAAGTAGAAGAGCTCGAGCGCCAGCTGAAGGACCAGAAAGCCCGCGAGCTCGAGCATCTGAAGATGGATGTCGAGCGCATCCGCGCCGAAGCCGACATGACCATGGAAGGCCTGCGCAACCAGATGGAAGAACAATCTGGCACAGTCCGCGATGAAAACGATAGCCTGCGCGACGAGCTGGTCGATCTGCGCCCGCTTACCTTCATGGGTGAAACCCGCTACCGCGAGTTAAAGACCCGCTGGGGCCAGGTGTTCCGGGCTGACATGGGCGCAGAAGCCTTCTATGACATCCTGCGCCGCCTCGACCTGACCAAGCTGGCTGAGGAGCTCTGGAAAGAAGTTCGTACATCCAAGAGCAAGCAAAAGCGCAAGAAAGCCACCAAGCGCTTGAAGGTGGTAGAGGCTTTCCGCCGCAGTGGAAACCGACCGGAGTGGATGGTGCTCACTGTTTTACCCGTCATTCCTCCCGATTTGCGCCCCATGGTCCAGCTGGATGGTGGCCGTTTTGCTACCTCTGATCTGAATGACCTGTACCGCCGGGTGATCAACCGTAACAACCGCCTAAAGAGGTTGTTGGAGCTCGGTGCGCCGGATGTGATCGTGCGCAATGAAAAACGTATGCTCCAGGAAGCGGTTGACTCCCTCATTGATAACTCACAACGTGGCAAAGCTCTCTCACGCCGGGGTCGGCGTGAGCTTAAATCCTTGAGTGACATGCTCAAGGGTAAGAAAGGCCGTTTCCGCCGTAACTTACTGGGCAAGCGCGTCGACTACTCCGGCCGTTCCGTGATTGTCGTCGGGCCCCAGCTCAAGCTGTATCAATGCGGCCTGCCCAAGGGTATGGCCCTCGAGCTCTACCGTCCATTTGTCATTTCCCGTCTGGTGTCCCACAATTACGCCGCCAATGTCAAGGGAGCCAAACGTTTCATCGAGCGTAACCGCCCTGAAGTCTGGGAAGTGCTGGAAGAGGTCATCAAAGAGCGTCCAGTGATGCTCAACCGGGCCCCCACCCTGCACCGCCTGGGTATCCAGGCATTTGAGCCGATCCTGATCGAGGGTTCAGCCATCCAACTGCATCCCCTGGTGACCACCGCCTTCAACGCCGACTTCGATGGTGACCAGATGGCTGTCCATGTGCCTCTCTCCCAGAAGGCAGTCCAGGAAGCGCGCGATCTGATGCTTTCCTCTCGCAACCTGCTCAAGCCTGCCGATGGAGAGCCCATCATCAGCCCATCCAAGGACATGGTCCTGGGCGTCTACTACCTGACCACCTCCAATGACACCATCAAGCATAAGGGCGATGGCCGAAACTTCGCTGATGAAGACGAGGTGGAGTTGGCCTATAACCTGGGCCAGCTGGAAGTTCACAGCAATATTCAGGTGGTCGTCACCACCTGGTACGATGAGCAAGGCTCGCGCTTGCCAAAAGTTGAAGAGCGCTTGGTGAAGACCACCGTGGGGCGTGTCATTTTCAACCGCATCCTACCACCCGAGATCCAGTTTATCAACAGGGAGCTGGACAAAGGCGAGCTGAAGGACTTGATCGCCGAGCTGTATGAGGTCGGAGGTGAAGATCAAACCCCCGATGTAGCTGACCGCATCAAGGAAATCGGCTTTACCTATGCCACTCGCTCGGGCTACAGCATCGCTGTCTCCGATATTGCTGTCCCGGCCGAAAAGAAGGACATTATCGAAAGATCGCTCAAGGAAGTTGAGCTGGTCCAGCGAGACTTCCGCCGTGGCTTGCTCACCGAGCAAGAGCAGAACGACCGGGTAATCAACATCTGGCAGGATACTACAAAGAAAGTGGAAGATGCCGTCAAGCGCAACATGGACCCGCATGGGAACCTGGCAACAATGGCCAATTCTGGTGCCACCAAGGGTGGCTTCGGTCCTATCTCGCAGCTAGCCGGTATGCGTGGCCTGATGGCTGACCCATCTGGGCGCATCATTGCTCACCCAATCCGTTCAAACTTCCGCGAGGGGTTGAACGCCCTGGAGTACTTCATCTCCACCCATGGTGCTCGTAAGGGCCTGGCTGACACCGCCTTGCGTACTGCTGATGCTGGTTACCTCACCCGCCGTCTGGTGGATGTGGCCCAGGATGTGATCATCAATGAGCTGGACTGTAATACCCTGGAAGGCATCCCTATTCGGAAGGCGGATGATATTGCCGGTCAATCAATGGGCACACGCCTGTTTGGGCGCGTGATCGCCAAGTCGGTATTAGATCTAAATACCGGTGAGGTGTTGGCTGAGCGCGGCGAGCTGCTTGACCACGATCTGGTACGCAAGCTCACCTCAGCCGGTGCGCCAGAAGTGATTGTGCGTTCGCCGCTTACCTGTGAGTTAGACCATGGCATCTGCGCCGCATGCTACGGCATGGACCTGGGTCGTGGCAGGATGGTTGAGATGGGATCTGCGGTTGGCATCGTTGCCGCCCAGTCCATCGGCGAGCCTGGTACCCAGCTGACCCTGCGTACCTTCCATACCGGTGGTGTGGCTGCCGGAGGTGACATCACCACTGGTCTGCCGCGCGTGGAAGAGCTGTTCGAAGCTCGTCGCATGCCGAAAGGTGAAGCCAAAGTAGCTGAGATCGCTGGTACTGCCCACATCATGCAGTCGGATAAGTATTCCGAGCTACGCCTGGTACGCATCGAGCACTCTGAGATGGTCGGTGATGAGTATTCCATTCCCGAAGCCTGGAAGGTGGCGGTGGAAGATGCCAGCGAAGTGGCTCAGGGTGATGTGGTGGCTTTCCTCGACACAGCTACCATCGTGGCCCAGCACAACGGACGCGCCCGCCTTGAAACGGGCGAGAACGGGGCTGGTGCCAAGGTAATCGTTTCGTACGAGGTGCGTCAGGAGGCTGAGCACGAGATCCCCACTAACGCCCGCCTGCTGATCAAGGATGGTGACCATGTGGAGCCTGGCCAGCCGATCACCGAAGGCTCGCTCAACCCACACCGCATCCTGCGCATCCAAGGTCGTTACGTCGCTCAGATGTACCTGATGACAGAAGTTCAGAAGGTGTACGTTAGCCAGGGCCAGCATATCCATGACAAGCACTTCGAAGTGATCATCCGCAAGATGACCTCCAAGGTGCAGATCACCCGCCCGGGCGATACCAACTACCTGCCCGGCGACCTGGTTGACTTGCTTGAGCTAAAGAAGGTGAACGAAGAGTTACTATCCCAGGGCAAACGCCCGGCACGCTTCCTCGAGACTCTCCTGGGTATCACCAAGGCTTCCCTGTCCACCGATTCTTTCCTATCGGCTTCGTCCTTCCAGCATACCATCAAGGTGCTGGCTGGGGCTGCCATCGCTGCTTCTGAAGACCCTCTGTATGGCCTTAAGGAGAATGTGATTATTGGCAAGCTCATCCCGGCTGGCACGGGCTTCGTCCATGGACGTTTCACTGAGAAAGAAGCTGGTGAGGGTATGGCTCACGACCGCACGGAAGGTGAGTTTGAAGATGATTACACCACCGATGATTTCGCCCTGGCAGATGACATTGCCGAGGATGATAACTTCTCAGTGGACTAA
- a CDS encoding (d)CMP kinase — translation MGIPKIIAIDGPAASGKSTLGHRLAQALGYLYFDTGVMYRAITWLALSRGVEITDETAITAMAEQTQIDVQPPSMQDGRAYTVIIDGRDITWDIRQPDVERYVSPVSAYPGVRKALSAQQRRIGERGRVVMVGRDIGTVVLPEAELKIYLDASVEERARRRYEELRGRGEPADYTIILDAMRKRDQIDSHRKVAPLRPADDARILCSDGMDADQVLEAAKAMVFGQ, via the coding sequence ATGGGTATACCTAAAATTATCGCCATTGATGGGCCAGCCGCATCGGGGAAATCCACCCTCGGCCATCGCCTCGCCCAGGCACTAGGGTACCTGTATTTTGATACAGGCGTGATGTACCGGGCAATCACCTGGCTTGCATTGTCCAGGGGAGTTGAGATTACCGATGAAACTGCCATTACGGCCATGGCAGAGCAAACCCAAATTGACGTCCAACCGCCTTCGATGCAAGACGGCCGGGCGTACACTGTAATTATTGATGGACGCGACATCACCTGGGATATCCGCCAGCCGGATGTAGAGCGCTATGTCTCGCCGGTATCTGCCTATCCCGGCGTGCGCAAAGCCCTGTCTGCCCAGCAGCGCCGCATCGGTGAGCGTGGGCGGGTCGTCATGGTCGGCCGCGATATTGGGACGGTGGTGCTGCCCGAGGCTGAGCTGAAGATCTACCTGGATGCATCCGTCGAAGAGCGCGCTCGTCGCAGGTATGAAGAGTTACGCGGGCGTGGCGAGCCTGCCGATTACACCATAATTCTGGATGCTATGCGCAAGCGCGACCAGATCGATTCTCATCGCAAGGTAGCCCCCCTGCGACCTGCTGATGATGCCCGCATCCTGTGCTCCGATGGCATGGATGCCGACCAGGTCCTCGAAGCTGCGAAAGCCATGGTCTTTGGGCAATGA